In a genomic window of Magnolia sinica isolate HGM2019 chromosome 16, MsV1, whole genome shotgun sequence:
- the LOC131228532 gene encoding BTB/POZ domain-containing protein At1g63850-like isoform X2: MITGISKKRQRVGSSSRISSSSSSFPDTDGTLTEYPKPPLPLLRSVPGGFNDPLTSDVILRLQFDSSPFDPDPKPSFTDVDDHSPIDLHLHSNALRRSKYFAALLSDRWQTISNGPDDPDSMLRLNLKIPASVGSMDPHLTVLQLLYSDDFCGTIISAAVALAVLPVALQLLFDDCIHACVQFLEAVPWSEDEENAVLGIIPLLGHKESQDLLARVSPPGRDSSEEMLHRLVMASIGNHPNVASVKVKAFVAKMLRDFPSRDPVRRVFDRAFRTSLKTVKESLEKYSSPDFRGDHDETEAIQRLNLHTAVYHGKDLLWLVERMIELRIADTAVKEWSEQTAFVADLQRAFQDDTWRNIAPGLPALVLRCTGRLAEAVAAGSILAARECWAIRT; the protein is encoded by the coding sequence ATGATAACAGGCATTTCCAAGAAAAGGCAACGTGTCGGAAGCAGCAGCCgcatctcctcttcttcctcttccttccccGACACCGACGGAACCCTAACCGAATACCCCAAACCCCCGTTACCTCTCCTCCGTTCCGTACCTGGCGGTTTCAATGATCCTCTCACCTCTGACGTCATCCTCCGCCTCCAGTTCGATTCCTCTCCCTTCGATCCCGACCCCAAACCCTCCTTCACCGATGTCGACGACCACTCCCCCATCGACCTCCATCTCCACTCCAACGCCCTTCGTCGATCCAAGTACTTCGCCGCCCTTCTTTCTGATCGCTGGCAGACCATATCAAACGGTCCAGATGATCCTGACTCGATGCTCCGTCTAAATCTTAAGATTCCTGCGTCCGTCGGCTCTATGGACCCTCATCTGACGGTTCTGCAGCTCCTCTACTCGGACGATTTCTGTGGCACCATCATCAGTGCCGCCGTTGCTTTGGCTGTCCTCCCTGTTGCGCTCCAGCTCCTATTTGATGATTGCATCCATGCCTGTGTTCAGTTCCTGGAGGCCGTTCCCTGGAGCGAGGACGAAGAAAATGCCGTTCTTGGCATAATCCCATTGCTCGGGCATAAAGAGTCTCAGGACCTGCTCGCCCGGGTCTCACCACCCGGCCGGGACTCGTCCGAAGAGATGCTTCACCGGCTCGTCATGGCCTCGATCGGGAACCACCCAAATGTGGCATCTGTGAAGGTCAAGGCTTTTGTGGCGAAAATGCTGCGGGACTTCCCGTCGAGGGACCCAGTGCGGCGGGTCTTCGATCGGGCGTTCCGGACGAGCTTGAAGACAGTGAAGGAATCACTTGAGAAGTACTCGAGCCCAGATTTCAGGGGGGATCATGATGAGACAGAGGCGATCCAGCGGTTGAATCTGCACACAGCGGTATACCATGGCAAGGATCTGTTGTGGCTCGTGGAGAGGATGATTGAACTGAGAATTGCAGATACGGCAGTGAAGGAGTGGAGTGAGCAGACAGCATTCGTGGCGGATTTGCAGAGGGCATTCCAGGATGACACTTGGAGGAATATTGCACCGGGCTTGCCAGCTCTTGTGCTCCGGTGCACAGGACGCCTTGCGGAGGCTGTTGCTGCTGGTTCAATTTTGGCTGCACGAGAG